One genomic segment of Zerene cesonia ecotype Mississippi chromosome 27, Zerene_cesonia_1.1, whole genome shotgun sequence includes these proteins:
- the LOC119837431 gene encoding RNA cytidine acetyltransferase translates to MVKKKIDNRIRVMIENGVKLGHRTMILLVGDKSRDQVPILYDMLVKSTVKARPTVLWCYKNKDEAISNHGRKRAKKIAAGKLEVSEESLFDAFRVATTIHGRYYSESHAMLGQTYGVCVLQDFEALTPNLMARTIETVEGGGLIIFLLKSMNSLRQLHSITMDVHQRFKTEAHDTVVNRFNERFLLSLADNPRCLVLDDSLNVLPISSKTAQVEAVDAVPERVNPKLTDLVSSLSDSPPAGPLVALCRTYDQASALVALINTLADKQSRPPHCLTASRGRGKSACLGLAVAAAVALGYVNVYVTSPHPENLITLFEFVLKGLDACLYQEHIDYNIVRSTNPDFKKAIVRINIARNSRQTIQYITPDDHSLLSAADLVLVDEAAAIPLEHVAAAAARAPLALLASTVAGYEGTGRALALKLFTKLQAEHNAPPPIKLEEPIRYRAGDAIERWLNSLLCLEAPPPSPGTGAPPPAACELLRVNRDALFCYHKAAEAFLHRLVAIYVASHYKNSPNDLQLLADAPAHCLFVLLAPTPPRATSMPEVLCVIQLCLEGSLSDRSVKDSLGRGRKAAGDLIPWNICEQFGDRDFPKLSGARIVRIATHPSYQRMGYGKRALQQLAAYYSGDIPCLDETQSDGDEQTDEQNDSLQTETIVPRAKPPTLLRRLTEVRAEHLDYLGTSFGLTEDLLKFWKSQKYVPVYLSQKANELTGEHSCIMLRSITGGDWLAAYSRDFRQRFSRLLARSFRKLPASLALTTLLNDSVKVDKPELSSELIAQQLSGHDLARVEAYSRQQAEHRLVADLLAPLAHLVFHTSVRLKLDAVQQVLFIAMGFQMKEVDDIASELGLPGSQILAKFYEACKKINSALNAILENTVAKEIGIEDKTADVKTEGIKQSLQEELSKAAKDLERKQRKELSRLMGEDLSQYSIKGSDLDWGKALNTSSQKHLVSVKSGEKRLGDDSKEIDDLIESHANKKKKKKHVRNKV, encoded by the exons atggttaaaaagaaaatagataATCGTATTCGTGTTATGATAGAGAATGGAGTCAAACTTGGCCACCGAACCATGATACTCCTCGTTGGAGATAAAAGCAGAGATCAA GTTCCCATATTGTATGATATGTTAGTCAAGTCTACAGTTAAAGCCAGACCTACAGTTCTAtggtgttataaaaataaagatgaagCTATAAGCAA CCATGGCcgtaaaagagcaaaaaaGATAGCAGCAGGTAAACTGGAGGTCTCAGAAGAATCACTATTTGATGCATTTAGAGTAGCTACCACTATCCACGGCAGATATTATTCAGAGAGTCATGCCATGCTCGGTCAGACATATGGTGTTTGTGTGTTACAG gaTTTTGAAGCCTTAACTCCAAATTTAATGGCAAGAACAATAGAAACTGTTGAAGGAGGTggattgattatatttttattgaaatcaatgAACTCTCTAAGGCAATTACATTCCATTACTATGGATGTTCATCAGAg ATTCAAAACAGAAGCGCATGACACAGTGGTAAATAGATTCAATGAGAGGTTCCTCCTCTCTTTAGCAGATAACCCTCGTTGCCTGGTACTGGATGATTCTCTCAATGTACTGCCAATATCCTCAAAGACTGCTCAAGTTGAGGCAGTTGATGCTGTGCCAGag CGAGTAAACCCCAAGCTAACAGATCTGGTGTCCTCTCTATCAGACAGTCCTCCCGCTGGGCCACTTGTGGCATTATGTAGAACCTACGACCAGGCCTCTGCCCTTGTAGCGCTCATCAATACACTTGCAGATAAGCAATCCAG ACCTCCCCACTGTCTCACAGCCAGTCGAGGTAGAGGGAAGTCAGCGTGCCTAGGGCTTGCTGTAGCCGCTGCCGTAGCACTAGGCTATGTGAACGTCTATGTCACTTCTCCCCACCCGGAGAACTTGATAACTCTCTTTGAATTCGTGTTAAAAGGACTAGATGCCTGTCTATACCAAGAACACATAGACTACAACATTGTACGGTCGACCAACCCAGACTTTAAGAAGGCAATAGTGAGGATCAATATTGCTAGGAATTCTAGGCAGACTATCCAG TACATAACCCCAGACGACCACTCGCTGCTGTCGGCCGCGGACCTGGTGCTGGTGGACGAGGCGGCGGCGATCCCGCTGGAGCACGTGGCGGCGGcggccgcgcgcgcgccgctgGCGCTGCTCGCCTCCACCGTGGCGGGCTACGAGGGCACCGGCCGCGCGCTCGCGCTCAAGCTGTTCACCAAGCTGCAGGCGGAGCACAATGCGCCTCCACCG aTAAAGCTAGAGGAGCCAATTCGTTACCGCGCCGGTGACGCCATAGAGCGCTGGCTGAACTCCCTGCTGTGCCTGGAGGCGCCGCCCCCCAGCCCGGGCACGGGCGCTCCGCCCCCGGCCGCCTGCGAGCTGCTGCGGGTCAACAGGGACGCGCTCTTCTGCTATCACAAGGCCGCCGAGGCGTTCCTACATCGGCTAGTGGCTATATATGTGGCTAGCCATTATAAG AACAGCCCCAACGACCTGCAGCTGCTGGCCGATGCGCCGGCGCATTGCCTGTTCGTGTTGCTCGCGCCGACGCCGCCCAGAGCCACGTCTATGCCGGAAGTGCTGTGCGTCATACAGTTGTGTCTGGAGGGCAGCTTGTCGGACAG ATCAGTGAAGGACAGTCTGGGCCGCGGTCGCAAGGCAGCCGGCGACCTCATCCCGTGGAACATTTGCGAACAGTTCGGGGATAGGGACTTCCCCAAGCTATCCGGGGCGAGGATTGTGAGGATTGCTACTCATCCTTCGTATCAACGG ATGGGTTACGGCAAGCGCGCGCTACAACAGCTGGCGGCTTATTATTCCGGAGACATCCCGTGCTTGGACGAGACGCAGAGCGACGGTGATGAGCAGACAGACGAACAGAACGACTCGCTCCAGACCGAGACTATTGTTCCTAG aGCCAAGCCGCCGACATTGCTGCGTCGCTTAACAGAAGTGAGGGCGGAACACCTAGATTATTTAGGTACCAGCTTTGGTCTTACTGAAGATTTGCTCAAGTTCTGGAAATCGCAGAAATACGTGCCTGTTTATTTGAG CCAGAAGGCGAACGAGCTGACCGGCGAGCACTCGTGCATCATGCTGCGATCCATCACCGGCGGCGACTGGCTGGCGGCCTACAGCCGCGACTTCCGCCAGCGGTTCTCGCGCCTGCTGGCCAGATCCTTCCGCAAGCTGCCCGCTTCGCTCGCGCTGACTACGTTGCTGAATGACAGCGTCAAGGTCGACAAGCCTG AGCTGAGCAGCGAGCTGATAGCGCAGCAGCTGTCCGGGCACGACCTGGCACGCGTGGAGGCGTACAGCCGGCAGCAGGCCGAGCACCGGCTCGTGGCCGACCTGCTGGCGCCGCTCGCGCACCTCGTGTTCCACACCAGCGTTAGACTTAAGCTGGACGCTGTGCAGCAG GTGCTGTTTATAGCTATGGGCTTCCAAATGAAAGAAGTAGACGACATAGCGAGCGAGCTAGGTCTCCCGGGCTCGCAGATTCTGGCCAAATTCTACGAAGCCTGCAAGAAGATTAACTCGGCTCTCAACGCAATTTTAGAAAACACGGTGGCCAAAGAAATCGGAATAGAAGATAAGACGGCAGATGTGAAGACAGAAGGAATAAAGCAGAGTCTGCAAGAAGAGTTGTCAAAGGCCGCGAAG GACTTAGAGAGAAAACAGCGGAAAGAGTTATCCCGACTGATGGGAGAAGATCTAAGCCAGTACAGTATAAAGGGCAGTGATCTAGACTGGGGGAAAGCACTAAATACCTCTTCGCAGAAACACCTAGTGTCCGTTAAGAG cGGAGAAAAGCGTCTCGGCGACGACAGCAAAGAGATCGACGACTTGATCGAGTCTCACGCTAacaagaagaaaaagaagaaacaTGTGCGAaataaagtgtaa